Proteins encoded within one genomic window of Leishmania major strain Friedlin complete genome, chromosome 2:
- a CDS encoding small GTP binding protein rab6-like protein (previous protein_id=AAZ10035.1), translated as MNSAGTGAPAKAAGVSASSLSMPKHKLVLLGDQSVGKTSIITRFMYDTFDQQYQPTIGIDFFSKTVHLDDDRDVRLHLWDTAGQERFHSLIPSYIRNSAATVVVYDITSRPTFFSAFKWIDEVRSESGADVVIMLVGNKVDQASERREVSAEEAMKKASECSVLFMEVSAKHGTNIKHMFRQVAAALPAPASTGGGAGVTGATSSSAGGVGAAGASGSGASAPGISAGQFGGIVRSPFLITPSAMQAASNGTGGAGEADGANPNAQGGRGGACC; from the coding sequence ATGAACTCAGCCGGCACCGGTGCACCGGCCAAGGCCGCTGGCGTGTCGGCTTCCTCGCTATCCATGCCGAAGCACAAGCTGGTCCTTCTGGGCGACCAATCCGTTGGCAAGACGAGCATTATCACGCGCTTCATGTACGACACATTCGACCAGCAGTACCAGCCAACGATCGGCATCGACTTCTTCTCTAAAACGGTTCACCTGGACGATGATCGCGACGTCCGGCTGCACTTGTGGGACACGGCGGGGCAGGAGCGCTTCCACTCGCTGATCCCCAGCTACATCCGCAACAGTGCCGCGACTGTTGTGGTTTACGATATCACTTCCCGCCCCACGTTCTTCAGCGCCTTTAAATGGATTGACGAGGTGCGTTCAGAGAGCGGCGCTGATGTCGTTATCATGCTCGTCGGCAACAAGGTTGATCAAGCCTCGGAGCGGCGTGAGGTGAGCGCCGAGGAGGCAATGAAGAAGGCGTCCGAGTGCAGCGTACTCTTCATGGAGGTGAGCGCCAAGCACGGCACAAACATCAAGCACATGTTTCGGCAggtcgctgccgcgctgccggcaccggcTTCCacgggtggcggtgctggtgttACTGgggcgacgtcgtcgtctgctggcggcgttggtgcagcgggtgcgagTGGCAGTGGCGCATCAGCGCCCGGCATCAGCGCTGGCCAATTTGGTGGCATAGTCCGGTCACCATTCTTGATCACTCCATCCGCGATGCAGGCGGCCTCGAACGGCACCGGGGGTGCTGGCGAGGCGGACGGTGCCAACCCCAATGCGCAGGgcggtcgcggtggcgcttgCTGCTGA
- a CDS encoding conserved hypothetical protein (previous protein_id=AAZ10036.1), giving the protein MFGIFLVGFSLGLVLEVFACKTHLYESVMMKKDARRHEFDEFVVDFRQNVERWQREDMGKRRSL; this is encoded by the coding sequence ATGTTTGGCATCTTTCTCGTAGGTTTTTCTCTCGGACTCGTGCTCGAAGTGTTCGCGTGCAAGACGCACCTGTACGAGAGCGTCATGATGAAGAAGGATGCGCGGCGACACGAGTTCGACGAGTTCGTTGTTGACTTTCGCCAAAACGTggagcggtggcagcgggaGGACATGGGCAAGCGGAGGTCACTGTAG